The following proteins are encoded in a genomic region of Channa argus isolate prfri chromosome 3, Channa argus male v1.0, whole genome shotgun sequence:
- the LOC137124123 gene encoding uncharacterized protein isoform X1 produces the protein MDPEKTLTFCLGLKADEMTMSLQGLDGPEIATVAFSQMEAETDTVNEVVKPHGGSGSHLAVSPKYCPGVNNNPGYLCETGHCCGETGCCTYYYELWWFWLLWTVLILFSCFCAYRHRRAKLRIQQQQRQREINLIAYNGACNYPSSMLDLSFLASFKLPSYEEVAAQPSTPPPPYSSVFALQCGAMGGPSSSYHHHHHRHPCPPYLGPGPSDLTSSQSSDNYTSCSCESCSLTSPSSTSFSVQVTDETYDSSHISTPSEPGGDCNIMPRVGATFTATPSMPPTSQAPPDVIPAATPDIIPVQKCSSNGSEGISPPAPPLSLPLYSRSSHPGRLPLSPLILLSSLPPGQVHALGPSDPLGAVAIHKEKEEESSPHGPNHMSTPSLPKQALLSSNVANFTHSTSKEEHKQEKEVEEEEEEDDEEDHFRHRRLTGDSGIEVCRCHVKREEQEEDKIQKGHISEGRKEAAKGEERADSQHDSVDCSLRAKAAVQSPLRHDCTEQRGHISSSFGVIQKPSEPIITVESS, from the exons ATGGATCCAGAGAAAACGCTGACGTTCTGCTTGGGGCTGAAGGCTGATGAG ATGACCATGTCTCTGCAGGGCCTGGACGGGCCTGAAATTGCTACG GTGGCTTTTTCCCAGATGGAGGCTGAGACGGACACAGTTAATGAG GTGGTGAAGCCACACGGAGGCTCTGGTAGCCACCTCGCAGTCAGCCCGAAGTACTGTCCCGGAGTAAACAACAACCCTGGTTACCTCTGTGAAACAGGACACTGCTGCGGAGAAACTGGCTGCTGTACCTACTATTATGAACTCTGGT gGTTCTGGCTGCTGTGGACGGTGCTGATCCTCTTCAGCTGTTTCTGTGCTTACCGTCACCGCCGGGCTAAACTGAgaatccagcagcagcagaggcagagggagaTCAACTTGATCGCCTATAATGGAGCCTGCAACTACCCTTCCTCAATGCTGGACCTCA GCTTTCTGGCTTCCTTCAAGCTGCCCTCCTACGAGGAGGTAGCCGCACAGCCCAGCACCCCTCCTCCGCCTTACAGCTCTGTCTTTGCCCTGCAGTGTGGTGCTATGGGGGGTCCAAGCTCGTCTtaccatcatcaccaccaccgaCATCCCTGCCCTCCCTATCTTGGCCCTGGCCCAAGCGACCTGACTTCCTCCCAGAGCTCTGACAACTACACCAGCTGCTCCTGCGAGTCGTGCTCCCTCACGTCCCCTTCCAGCACCTCCTTTTCTGTCCAGGTGACAGATGAGACATATGACAGCAGCCACATTTCCACGCCCAGTGAACCAGGGGGAGACTGCAACATCATGCCAAGAGTGGGTGCCACCTTCACAGCGACACCCTCTATGCCACCAACATCGCAAGCTCCACCAGATGTTATCCCGGCAGCCACTCCAGATATCATACCTGTACAGAAATGTTCCTCTAATGGCAGTGAAGGAATCTCACCTCCAGCCCCAccactttctcttcctctatACTCTCGTTCTTCACATCCAGGTCGCCTCCCACTTTCTCCACTCATCTTGTtatcctccctccctccaggTCAAGTGCATGCTCTTGGCCCATCAGACCCGCTTGGAGCCGTGGCTATTcataaagagaaagaagaagagtcCTCACCTCATGGTCCAAACCACATGTCCACACCATCTCTTCCAAAACAGGCTCTTTTGTCCTCAAATGTGGCCAATTTCACACATTCTACCAGCAAAGAGGAGCACAAACAAGAGAAAGAggtggaagaagaggaggaagaagatgatgaggaggatCATTTTCGGCACCGACGACTCACTGGTGACTCGGGCATTGAGGTGTGTCGCTGCCACGTGAAGAGAGAGGAACAAGAGGAAGACAAAATCCAGAAAGGACATATTagtgaaggaaggaaagaagctGCTAAGGGGGAGGAGAGGGCAGACTCCCAGCATGACAGTGTGGACTGTTCCCTCCGAGCGAAGGCAGCTGTGCAGTCACCTCTCCGCCACGACTGCACCGAGCAGCGTGGCCACATCTCGTCATCCTTTGGTGTTATCCAGAAGCCAAGCGAACCCATCATCACTGTGGAGTCCTCCTAA
- the LOC137124123 gene encoding uncharacterized protein isoform X2, giving the protein MDPEKTLTFCLGLKADEVAFSQMEAETDTVNEVVKPHGGSGSHLAVSPKYCPGVNNNPGYLCETGHCCGETGCCTYYYELWWFWLLWTVLILFSCFCAYRHRRAKLRIQQQQRQREINLIAYNGACNYPSSMLDLSFLASFKLPSYEEVAAQPSTPPPPYSSVFALQCGAMGGPSSSYHHHHHRHPCPPYLGPGPSDLTSSQSSDNYTSCSCESCSLTSPSSTSFSVQVTDETYDSSHISTPSEPGGDCNIMPRVGATFTATPSMPPTSQAPPDVIPAATPDIIPVQKCSSNGSEGISPPAPPLSLPLYSRSSHPGRLPLSPLILLSSLPPGQVHALGPSDPLGAVAIHKEKEEESSPHGPNHMSTPSLPKQALLSSNVANFTHSTSKEEHKQEKEVEEEEEEDDEEDHFRHRRLTGDSGIEVCRCHVKREEQEEDKIQKGHISEGRKEAAKGEERADSQHDSVDCSLRAKAAVQSPLRHDCTEQRGHISSSFGVIQKPSEPIITVESS; this is encoded by the exons ATGGATCCAGAGAAAACGCTGACGTTCTGCTTGGGGCTGAAGGCTGATGAG GTGGCTTTTTCCCAGATGGAGGCTGAGACGGACACAGTTAATGAG GTGGTGAAGCCACACGGAGGCTCTGGTAGCCACCTCGCAGTCAGCCCGAAGTACTGTCCCGGAGTAAACAACAACCCTGGTTACCTCTGTGAAACAGGACACTGCTGCGGAGAAACTGGCTGCTGTACCTACTATTATGAACTCTGGT gGTTCTGGCTGCTGTGGACGGTGCTGATCCTCTTCAGCTGTTTCTGTGCTTACCGTCACCGCCGGGCTAAACTGAgaatccagcagcagcagaggcagagggagaTCAACTTGATCGCCTATAATGGAGCCTGCAACTACCCTTCCTCAATGCTGGACCTCA GCTTTCTGGCTTCCTTCAAGCTGCCCTCCTACGAGGAGGTAGCCGCACAGCCCAGCACCCCTCCTCCGCCTTACAGCTCTGTCTTTGCCCTGCAGTGTGGTGCTATGGGGGGTCCAAGCTCGTCTtaccatcatcaccaccaccgaCATCCCTGCCCTCCCTATCTTGGCCCTGGCCCAAGCGACCTGACTTCCTCCCAGAGCTCTGACAACTACACCAGCTGCTCCTGCGAGTCGTGCTCCCTCACGTCCCCTTCCAGCACCTCCTTTTCTGTCCAGGTGACAGATGAGACATATGACAGCAGCCACATTTCCACGCCCAGTGAACCAGGGGGAGACTGCAACATCATGCCAAGAGTGGGTGCCACCTTCACAGCGACACCCTCTATGCCACCAACATCGCAAGCTCCACCAGATGTTATCCCGGCAGCCACTCCAGATATCATACCTGTACAGAAATGTTCCTCTAATGGCAGTGAAGGAATCTCACCTCCAGCCCCAccactttctcttcctctatACTCTCGTTCTTCACATCCAGGTCGCCTCCCACTTTCTCCACTCATCTTGTtatcctccctccctccaggTCAAGTGCATGCTCTTGGCCCATCAGACCCGCTTGGAGCCGTGGCTATTcataaagagaaagaagaagagtcCTCACCTCATGGTCCAAACCACATGTCCACACCATCTCTTCCAAAACAGGCTCTTTTGTCCTCAAATGTGGCCAATTTCACACATTCTACCAGCAAAGAGGAGCACAAACAAGAGAAAGAggtggaagaagaggaggaagaagatgatgaggaggatCATTTTCGGCACCGACGACTCACTGGTGACTCGGGCATTGAGGTGTGTCGCTGCCACGTGAAGAGAGAGGAACAAGAGGAAGACAAAATCCAGAAAGGACATATTagtgaaggaaggaaagaagctGCTAAGGGGGAGGAGAGGGCAGACTCCCAGCATGACAGTGTGGACTGTTCCCTCCGAGCGAAGGCAGCTGTGCAGTCACCTCTCCGCCACGACTGCACCGAGCAGCGTGGCCACATCTCGTCATCCTTTGGTGTTATCCAGAAGCCAAGCGAACCCATCATCACTGTGGAGTCCTCCTAA